One genomic region from Yarrowia lipolytica chromosome 1C, complete sequence encodes:
- a CDS encoding uncharacterized protein (Compare to YALI0C20229g, no similarity), translating to MRISSPPCLWCMYDILTFMKRLLVLPGCDCRNGPAQDRGDATQGAPSTFAYPGKALLKPPVSKMFLITSSVQSNSSIVLYIHSDLNDFFYSLFSRPFHFTSYN from the coding sequence ATGCGTATCTCATCACCTCCGTGTCTCTGGTGTATGTATGACATACTAACATTTATGAAAAGACTTCTAGTCCTGCCTGGCTGCGACTGCCGAAATGGACCCGCTCAGGACAGAGGAGACGCCACTCAAGGGGCCCCTTCGACGTTTGCCTATCCTGGAAAGGCACTATTGAAACCCCCCGTCTCCAAAATGTTCCTAATTACAAGTTCTGTACAGTCAAACAGCTCTATAGTCTTGTACATCCATTCTGATTTAAatgattttttttactCTTTATTTTCACGCCCATTCCATTTCACATCCTATAATTAA
- a CDS encoding uncharacterized protein (Compare to YALI0C20141g, similar to uniprot|Q05776 Saccharomyces cerevisiae YLR193c Similar to MSF1 protein, similar to Saccharomyces cerevisiae UPS1 (YLR193C); ancestral locus Anc_7.359), protein MVKFFQSSHSYDHDFSTVSLAFFNRYPNPYASHVLAADTIERYVDTDGNLHTTRLILKQGRLPRFVKPFLKHISESWIIEKSVVDPKQMEMETWSSNLEHRYILKVEERTTYRREGAGTWSQNQVSFVSNFAGWGVKDRIEKWSLDRFGENTAKSRQGMAFVMDLLKEKGLMHFQRVQLGHDFK, encoded by the exons ATGGTCAAGTTCTTCCAGTCCAGCCATTCCTACGA CCACGACTTTTCCACCGTCTCCCTGGCTTTTTTCAACCGGTACCCCAACCCGTACGCCTCGCACGTGCTTGCCGCCGACACAATTGAGCGATATGTGGACACAGATGGAAATCTGCACACCACGCGTCTAATTCTCAAGCAGGGCCGGCTGCCTAGGTTCGTCAAGCCTTTCCTCAAGCACATTTCTGAGTCTTGGATTATCGAGAAGTCTGTTGTCGACCCCaagcagatggagatggagaccTGGAGCTCGAATCTCGAGCACCGATACATCCTCAAGGTCGAGGAGCGAACCACGTATCGACGTGAGGGCGCCGGAACCTGGTCGCAGAACCAGGTCTCCTTTGTTAGCAACTTTGCCGGCTGGGGAGTCAAGGACCGAATCGAAAAGTGGTCCCTCGACCGATTTGGGGAGAACACCGCTAAGAGCCGACAGGGCATGGCCTTTGTCATGgacctgctcaaggagaagggtcTGATGCATTTCCAGCGAGTTCAGCTTGGACATGACTTCAAGTAA
- a CDS encoding uncharacterized protein (Compare to YALI0C20251g, similar to uniprot|Q12068 Saccharomyces cerevisiae YOL151w GRE2) — protein MPTTLVTGATGFLAGHCVDQLLKAGHNVIGTVRNPAKAERLTQALQSSVDSGKLTLETVKDIQNEAEFEALFKKHPKLDYILHTASPFNFTAEDPEEEMLKPAIQGTLSVLKTAKAHAPNVKKIVITSSVASNLDVATFYDPNTTYTEKSWNPMTWEQAAEKGNPFANYMGSKLYAEKAGIEFRDKEKPQFSITWINPTYILGPGVALDMSALNTSNEVLANVLGSKKGQDPEGVAGWFVDVRDCARAHVVALKPELDGERLLLATAKFCTQDIEDIANKIPEFHGKIAIGNPANREKELNHASQCDASYSKKLLDIDWIPFNKTVEDFANQWYEQHK, from the coding sequence ATGCCCACTACACTCGTCACTGGAGCCACCGGATTTCTTGCCGGCCACTGCGTCGACCAACTGCTCAAGGCCGGCCACAATGTCATTGGCACGGTTCGAAACCCTGCAAAGGCCGAGCGACTGACACAGGCTCTGCAGAGCTCTGTGGACTCGGGAAAACTCACCCTGGAGACCGTCAAGGATATCCAGAACGAGGCCGAGTTTGAGGCACTGTTCAAGAAGCACCCCAAGCTTGACTACATTCTTCATACGGCCTCTCCGTTCAACTTCACTGCCGAGGACCCCGAGGAAGAAATGCTCAAGCCGGCAATTCAGGGTACTCTCTCCGTGCTCAAGACCGCTAAGGCCCATGCTCCCAACGTAAAGAAGATTGTCATCACCTCTTCTGTGGCCAGCAACCTCGATGTTGCCACCTTCTACGACCCTAACACCACTTACACCGAGAAGAGCTGGAACCCCATGACCTGGGAGCAAGCGGCTGAGAAGGGCAACCCGTTCGCCAACTACATGGGCTCCAAGCTGTATGCTGAGAAGGCCGGCATTGAGTTCCgtgacaaggagaagccccAGTTCTCCATAACCTGGATCAACCCCACCTACATTCTGGGGCCCGGTGTTGCTCTCGACATGAGCGCTCTCAACACCTCGAACGAGGTCCTTGCAAACGTTCTCGGGTCCAAGAAGGGCCAGGACCCCGAGGGAGTTGCCGGCTGGTTTGTCGATGTCCGAGACTGTGCTCGGGCCCACGTTGTTGCTCTCAAGCCCGAGCTTGACGGAGAACGACTCCTGCTGGCCACCGCCAAGTTCTGCACCCAGGACATTGAGGATATCGCCAACAAGATCCCCGAGTTCCATGGCAAGATTGCAATTGGAAACCCCGCCAACCGGGAGAAGGAGCTAAACCACGCTTCCCAGTGCGACGCTAGCTactccaagaagctgcttgaTATCGACTGGATTCCCTTCAACAAGACTGTCGAGGATTTTGCCAACCAGTGGTACGAGCAGCATAAGtag
- a CDS encoding uncharacterized protein (Compare to YALI0C20207g, some similarities with DEHA0G11033g Debaryomyces hansenii IPF 4165.1 and uniprot|Q8X0M6 Neurospora crassa), giving the protein MSGSKDWAQISAPKASRNRKLFRSIFERKDKDGKDGHKSDGNKSDTNTTDDEKDNEGWLKLRRGRSSRIGSRVTSRAGSAVPTSRGTSSVRNTGDTTTNTNTTSDDIVSKLNTLGLTPTSSRPSSMILSPEEHVRTTLMEEYKIPAETIDLENIRFVLASKFTQNDTQKAVQLIVAFRKAAAGLMHPYVSPQGEYTRLVGADNWNGVSCYFDSLMVAMFARMDNFEPMLYKNFEFDERRESLATLLRFYVTLLRQGCYITTDMTHKLMESLMEADWCDGQTLHRQQDVSELFQFICDKMDMPLLTLKVDIAHGGKEVREDDHKLVNERMLHIPVPGDDNDPPILLEQCLEQYFSNSVNVRRQIERRKTLDQLDAVAFKRPRSYSTKSKKYHVHVETVEMLDGEGGSPSTLASRRTSVSSVEEGDKKDINTLRELQFVDQNRWHRYDNEEDRGEGETGGVVEVGDENDDSNAESSSSVTDSAVDSAVDSPVLPDTASVSTMVKNPRVSELIRKGSIGGQSTRSSLWNENSEITLPAWMFLQLLPFYSNTKGDTDSPAAVYFAKSKPVLVICLKRFCWTESGVAKKNNRTVVIPDTIHFPSFVADQNLDMDYEDSEEAVSDEDYEQPKHPGAFKLVLESAVCHRGTSVHSGHYITLVSEQASRDTVGGVYTTAERPTKSASEDDFDVAGARHQFRTRSGTVSSKISATNEAARRKWLRFDDFQPRDKKFQEIDFEDAFTQESPYLLFYRMVADDEDDDPKSEYVQPIPDSLESREFDTDPMNAHKPAVAQGHKPSIGNIDMDNGRGLGRLRANFGIGGNAGNTSVGVTEVSCDSEGSEDDEYDTVRVNHVTEGVGGTTINGLDTESIFEGHTGEVTGSTVEVFSEDTHTPNLAVDTHVSTLGAAPSYESIPSYEVSPTNTRAPPLPTVYPAHDSSDNVSTRSNLVQVQPPPPITVDSPESRFGSESTASSMSTHPLDSESDAEPHLNKSKSYSSIMSFLRRESYVAPVPEHAELPRSGAATGTVTPTEGSLAGGAAGTISASKKRFFLKKLASHSSEDDADHKKDDRKEEHRREKEGKRELEKAEKREKKERKRQQKEMQKEMRDKGKGRASDTARSSLDEEDREFKQYRDEKCVVC; this is encoded by the coding sequence atgAGCGGCTCCAAGGACTGGGCGCAGATCTCTGCTCCCAAGGCGTCGCGGAATCGGAAGCTGTTTCGGTCCATTTTCGAGCGCAAAGACAAGGACGGAAAAGATGGGCACAAAAGCGACGGCAACAagagcgacacaaacacaacagacgacgagaaggatAATGAGGGATGGTTGAAGCTGAGGAGAGGACGGAGCTCCAGGATCGGTAGTCGGGTGACCTCCAGAGCGGGTTCCGCTGTTCCTACATCCAGGGGAACGTCATCGGTAAGAAATACAGGCgacacaaccacaaacacaaacacaacgAGTGATGACATTGTCAGCAAGTTGAACACCCTGGGGCTGACACCAACGTCGTCACGACCAAGTTCGATGATTCTTTCCCCTGAAGAACACGTCAGAACCACGCTCATGGAGGAGTACAAAATTCCGGCTGAAACGATTGATTTGGAAAATATCAGATTTGTGCTGGCGTCCAAGTTCACGCAAAACGACACTCAAAAGGCCGTTCAGCTCATTGTGGCGTTCCGGAAGGCCGCTGCGGGTCTCATGCATCCATACGTCTCCCCTCAAGGGGAGTATACCCGCCTTGTGGGAGCAGACAATTGGAACGGAGTGTCATGCTACTTTGACTCACTCATGGTGGCAATGTTTGCTCGAATGGACAACTTCGAGCCCATGCTGTACAAGAACTTTGAGTTCGACGAGCGGCGAGAGTCGCTGGCCACATTGCTCAGATTTTACGTGACTCTGCTTCGCCAGGGATGCTACATCACCACAGACATGACGCACAAGCTGATGGAGTCGCTGATGGAAGCGGATTGGTGCGACGGGCAGACACTACACAGGCAGCAGGATGTGTCTGAACTGTTTCAGTTTATTTGCGACAAAATGGACATGCCGTTGTTGACGCTCAAGGTGGATATTGCACATGGAGGCAAGGAGGTAAGAGAGGACGACCACAAGTTGGTAAATGAACGAATGCTTCACATTCCTGTTCCTGGCGATGATAACGACCCTCCCATTCTGTTGGAGCAATGTCTGGAGCAATACTTTTCGAACTCAGTGAATGTCCGTCGTCAGATTGAACGGCGCAAGACCCTGGACCAGCTGGATGCGGTCGCGTTCAAACGCCCTCGATCCTACTCCACAAAGTCTAAAAAGTACCATGTTCACGTCGAGACAGTGGAGATGTTGGACGGAGAAGGGGGCAGCCCCAGTACACTTGCCTCCAGAAGGACGTCTGTGAGttcagtggaagagggagaTAAGAAGGATATCAATACTCTGCGAGAGTTGCAGTTTGTGGACCAGAACAGATGGCACAGGTACGATAATGAGGAGGACAGGGGAGAAGGTGAAACGGGAGGAGTGGTTGAGGTAGGAGATGAGAACGATGATTCAAACGCAGAGTCATCTTCCTCGGTCACTGACTCCGCCGTAGACTCCGCCGTCGACTCACCTGTTTTACCAGACACAGCATCCGTGTCCACCATGGTCAAGAACCCACGCGTGTCTGAGCTTATTCGAAAGGGCTCTATTGGCGGCCAGTCGACCCGCTCGTCTCTGTGGAACGAAAACAGTGAGATCACGCTTCCTGCATGGATGTTTCTTCAGCTGTTGCCATTCTACTCCAATACCAAGGGGGATACCGACTCTCCTGCCGCCGTGTACTTTGCAAAGTCTAAACCTGTGCTTGTGATTTGTCTCAAGCGGTTCTGTTGGACGGAATCTGGGGTGGCAAAGAAGAACAACCGTACTGTTGTGATCCCCGATACTATTCACTTCCCCTCGTTTGTGGCCGACCAGAATCTCGACATGGACTACGAGGACAGCGAGGAGGCCGTTTCTGACGAAGACTACGAGCAACCCAAGCATCCTGGCGCGTTTAAGCTCGTGCTGGAGTCTGCTGTGTGTCACAGAGGTACTTCTGTTCACTCTGGACATTACATTACGCTCGTTTCTGAGCaggcgtcacgtgataccgTTGGCGGAGTCTACACTACTGCCGAGCGCCCTACCAAGAGTGCTTCCGAGGACGATTTTGATGTTGCTGGCGCTCGACATCAGTTCCGAACCCGATCAGGCACCGTTTCGTCCAAGATCTCAGCTACCAACGAAGCGGCACGGCGCAAGTGGCTGCGGTTCGACGACTTTCAGCCTCGAGACAAAAAGTTTCAGGAGATCGACTTTGAAGATGCCTTCACACAGGAGTCGCCGTACCTACTCTTTTACCGTATGGTTGCCGATGACGAAGACGATGATCCCAAGTCGGAGTACGTGCAGCCGATTCCGGATTCACTCGAGTCCCGTGAGTTCGACACGGACCCTATGAACGCCCACAAGCCGGCAGTAGCCCAGGGACATAAGCCGTCAATTGGAAACATCGACATGGACAATGGACGGGGTCTGGGTCGTCTGCGGGCGAATTTTGGCATTGGAGGTAATGCAGGAAACACTTCTGTTGGTGTGACAGAGGTTTCTTGCGATTCCGAAGGCAGTGAAgacgacgagtacgacaCTGTACGTGTGAATCATGTGACGGAAGGTGTGGGTGGTACGACCATCAATGGGCTTGATACGGAGTCTATTTTTGAGGGCCACACTGGAGAAGTTACAGGCAGTACCGTTGAGGTATTTTCTGAAGATACTCATACTCCAAATCTCGCTGTTGACACCCACGTGTCCACCCTTGGAGCTGCCCCTTCTTACGAGTCTATTCCATCGTATGAAGTCTCCCCCACTAACACTCGGGCccctcctcttccaaccGTGTATCCTGCTCACGACTCTTCTGACAATGTGTCGACTCGAAGCAATCTGGTTCAGGtgcagcctcctcctcccatcACAGTTGACTCCCCCGAGTCTCGTTTTGGCTCTGAATCAACAGCTTCGTCCATGTCGACGCATCCTCTCGATTCGGAGTCCGACGCCGAGCCGCATCTCAACAAATCCAAGAGTTATTCGTCGATCATGTCGTTCCTGCGGCGTGAGTCGTACGTGGCCCCTGTTCCTGAGCATGCAGAGCTCCCCAGATCCGGTGCTGCCACCGGCACTGTGACTCCCACGGAGGGCTCCTTAGCCGGTGGAGCAGCGGGCACCATATCAGCTTCCAAGAAGCGGTTCttcctcaagaagctggctTCGCATTCATCTGAGGATGACGCAGATcacaagaaggatgatCGCAAGGAGGAGCACAGAagggagaaggaggggAAAcgggagctggagaaggccgagaagcGTGAAAAGAAAGAGCGCAAACGGcagcagaaggagatgcAAAAGGAGATGCGCGATAAGGGCAAAGGACGGGCTAGCGACACTGCCCGTTCTTCTCTGGATGAGGAAGACAGGGAGTTCAAACAGTACAGAGACGAAAAGTGTGTTGTTTGTTAG